Genomic segment of Pseudomonas iranensis:
CTTTAAGCAGGACTCAGTCCACGCCGGGGAAGGAGTCGACATACTTGATAGTGAAATCGGGGAAGGAGTCAACGATCTGGATTTTGTAATCCGGGAAGCTGTCGACGGTTTTCCACTTGCCTGCGGAATCCGGGAATGAGTCGACTTTCTTCACCTTCAGGTCGGGAAACGAATCCACCACTTTCACTTTGTAATCAGGAAAGCTGTCGACGAACTTGATCTTGCCGTAAATCCGCGAGACATCGACCGTCGTATCGGCTTGCACTGAACCACAAGCCAACACCAACAACGACAGGGCAACTGTTTTGCGCATGACACTTATCCCGAGACTTGAAAAGGCACGTAGTCTAGATCAGCACTCGGGACGGGATACATCAACTTCTGCAGGAGCTGCCGCAGGCTGCCCCTGCAGAAGTTGATTCATGATGAAGCCGAGGCGGATTCGGTTTGCTTACGCAGCCGCGACAGCAGCAGTCGATCCAGTAACCACACCATCACCAGCGAAGACCCCACCAGTGGAAACACCACCGCCAGCACCAGCATGATCGCCACGCCGGTTTTCCACTTCGGCAGGTCATGGCGCAACGGCGGCACGCCGACCTTGCCTTCGGGGCGGCGTTTCCACCAGATCACTACACCACTGACGGCGCTGAGCAGAATCATCAGGCAGATCAACAGCACGACGATCTGGTTGACGGTGCCGAACATCTTGCCTTCGTGGAGCATCACGCCGATTTCCGTGGCGCGTGCGACGGCACCGTAGTGCTCGAAACGCACATCGGCGAGGACCTTGCCGGTGTACTGATCGATATGCAGGGTGGCGTCGTTGCGCGGGTCATCGGCGAATACGGCAATGGTGAACACGCCGGTGGCGGTGGTCGGCAGGGTGATGCTGTAGCCGGGCTCGACCTTGCGCTCACTGGCGATGTTCTGCACATCCTGCAGGCTGACTTCGGGTGCAGCGGGGCCGGCATGGGCATTGCCGTGATTCATGTGTTCGGCGTGGTCGCCGGACATCGGCATCGGTGTGTTCTCCATCGCCCATGGCACGGTCTGGCGGGTCGCGCTGTTGAGGCTGCGTGCCTCGATGTCGGAGGTCGGCACGTTGTCCCACATTGCGGCTGGAAACACGTTCCACACTTGCGCGTATTGCTTGCCCCAGAAACCGGTCCAGGTCATGCCGCTGAGCAACATCACCAACAGCAATGTCGCGCCCCAGAAACCGGTGACCGCATGCAGA
This window contains:
- a CDS encoding PepSY-associated TM helix domain-containing protein — protein: MQKPQPNFYNLAWRWHFYAGLFVAPFMVMLALTGIIYLFKPQLDSLMYSSLLEVPVGHHTVPADDLLQRVKAAYPQGQVTQYLPPVNAERSAQFVVKNAGHELNVFVDPYHGDILGEQDAKQNLQAIARAIHGELMIGTVGDRLIEMAAGWGVVLVVSGLFLWWPRGQAAGILWPRLNSRGRVLWRDLHAVTGFWGATLLLVMLLSGMTWTGFWGKQYAQVWNVFPAAMWDNVPTSDIEARSLNSATRQTVPWAMENTPMPMSGDHAEHMNHGNAHAGPAAPEVSLQDVQNIASERKVEPGYSITLPTTATGVFTIAVFADDPRNDATLHIDQYTGKVLADVRFEHYGAVARATEIGVMLHEGKMFGTVNQIVVLLICLMILLSAVSGVVIWWKRRPEGKVGVPPLRHDLPKWKTGVAIMLVLAVVFPLVGSSLVMVWLLDRLLLSRLRKQTESASASS